The Hemibagrus wyckioides isolate EC202008001 linkage group LG26, SWU_Hwy_1.0, whole genome shotgun sequence DNA window tgaaaggaactcttaatgccgagacattttggacaatttcatgctcccaactttgtgggaacagtctggggatgaccgcttcctgttccaacatgactgcacacaaagcaaggtccataaagacatggtttcaATGATGTccccaaacttttggcaacatagtgtatgtaaGCAAACGTGTCACATCTTTAAACTCCTCTTCTCACTTTTAATATCCTCTGGTGAAATGACCACACAGACATGCATCATGATAATAATTATTAGTAACACTGGTTGACATTTTCAGCTAGTTTATTTGCCAAGTTGctttttaaatacacaataaaacaagGAGAAGCACATAAAAGACTGTACATATATCTCATGATGGGTCATCAAATGAagcctgattattattataaaaacaaacaaacaaacaaaattaatgAAAAACTTCCAGGCGGATTTTATTGCAGTCCTCTGGATGTCTGACCGCGATTCCGTTACGAAGAAGCATTTCTATGTACGGCGGCCAGAAGGAGTCATCGATGGTCACGTAGGCATCGTGAGGAGTTTCCagggttttgtttgttagttgCTGCAttagacaaaataataaaacatacacTAATGACACACCTCTTAAATAATgttaaatttaaaaatgtagAATAGCTGACATGCAGATGTACCTCGAGGATCTCACTTAGTGAGATAAGATTCTGTCCGTAATCTGGAACAGTGCCCTATGAGAACACACGAAAGAACGATGATTACGAAGCATGATTTTTTGCGATTTCCAGCAAAGTGCTGTCAATGGTAGAGGGATACCTTCTTTTTCTTGGTGCCAACTGCTGACTGACCAGGGAGAGGAAAATGCTCGGCTAACATGTCGCTCAGCGTCTCCATGAGGGTGCTGTGGTAATCTTTCACCTTGGTGATTTTTCTCTTCATGTCCTGTAGAATACTTTAGAGAACCGATCTGTTACATTTCATTCCGGACGATTTgcgaattttttttaaaatgtgcaCCGActaggcacaacattatgaccacctctttaatattgtgttggtcccctttttgctgctaaaacagccctgactccatcatgcactgtgtattctgacaccttcatatcagaaccagcattaacttcttcagcagtttgagcaacagtagctcgtctgttggatcggatcacacgggtcagccttcgatccccacgtgcatcagtgagcctaggtcgtccatgaccctgtcgccggttcaccactgtttcttccttggaccaattttgatagatactgaccactgcagaccgggaacaccccacaagagctgcagttttggagatgctctgatccagtcgtctagccatcacaactgtcaaactcgctcaaatccttactcttgtccatttttcctgcgtcTAACACATCGACATTGAGGAcataatgttcacttgctgcctcatatatcccccccactaacaggtgccatgatgaggagatcatcagtcttattcacttcacctctcagtgctcataatgttatgcctgaccggtgtatattCTTGCGTCCAGTTCAGTCAGGCAGCATGAAGCCGAGCAGGAAATGGAAAAATTACCCAATAGTACTTCATGGTTTTCGTAGTGATGTTTAGTTTAACTTGAACATTCGTTACCTGTGTTCTGACAGCTTCTCGTTTTCCTCACGCAACATTACGACTCGTTCGGTCACTGCACTCAGTacctctttcttctcttccaGCCATGCCTGCTCTCTAATAACAACAACACTTAAATATCTGTAATCTTTGTATATAAGCAAtgacacacaggttatagtcactgaaaaatgaacaacaacaacaacgttgGTGTGATGCGTCCTGTCGTGAGGTGGAACCTGATTATTTAAGGATAATggcatgtgttttattcttcttgtaCCCCAACAACAGTTGTCCAATgattacaaataaacaacacacttattatattttcatttatatgtataaaaaaaaaataaaaaaccatgTTACTCCATAAACGTCAAATAAACATCTCAGTAACTATTTCTTTAAGTATCTgttcaatatattttttaaaaactttgttATTTATTAGCTGTATATTATTGTAAATTGTGTATCTGTGACACAAGACTAGTTGAGACAGAACTAAAAAACTTTTATATTATATGGTAGGTAACATGGATTTTATAATGTTACTGAAGAGAGGAACACCTTTGCAAAAGGTCTTTCAAGGCATCTCTCCTCGCTTGGGAACAGGAAAGGACCATCTTCAGCTGACTGTTGTGTCTTTGCAGCTGGAaggcaagaaaaagaaaaaattatagTTACAAAAAAGCAATTGTGTgtaaatttataatataaaaatataatgaaatagaCTTTTTCTGAACTGGCAGCTCACCTCTTCCTGACCGATGGTCAATAAAATGTCAGGGTTTGTTGACAGtactggaaacacacacagaaagagaaagagttgCAATATGTGGTAGATTTGCTCTTCCCACACACAATGTATTCCCAAATCTCACCCTTGCTTCAGCGGATCATTTCCCACACATTCTGCTGATGTGTACTTCCTAAGAACTGCTGCAATAATCATAAAGTGCTCATCCCACAACTCTTACTCCCCAATCTGCTCATACCAAACCTCCACGTTTGTCTTTTCTTCtactataatgatttataactcCGCTAGAAGACGATGACTTCTTGTCTTCTATGGGAGTTTTTCTTGCCACCTTCACCTCTGTATTGTCCCATAAGGGTCTAAATTTACACCTGGATGTCGGTAAAGCTATTTTTCTAGCAATGTGACACacgaaataattaataatgactTACATTTGGGTTCCATTTCTTGCCACTGTTCCAGCTCAGTCATGATGGCATTCAGACGATTCATTGCCTGCAAAAGGTTAAACGTTTTCGATGAGGAGGAATTCTGTGACGCCACTATATCAGGGCTAAGATGagtttattttacatatgtgaAGGAAGGGGAAATATTGTGGGAAAGTGCTTTTATAATTCACCTGGTTTCAGGCCCTAATTGATTCTCTTTGTCTTTTGTAATCTGGTCATTTTGGTTGAGTTAGTAGGTCATATGAATGAAAGTattttccattcatttattttctttttattcgtGGTTTTATTTGAAGTGACACATTGCACTTTTATATTTAGGGGCAGAAACTTCCTAGAGTGAGGAAAGGGGACTTATATTTTGACCCTGAAACAAGAAGGCCTACTGAAGTGAAAAAGAATGGAGCCACTAGGAAGGAAAGTGAGGAATCATCTGTGTTTGGAGGACGGTTGGTTCTAATCTTTCCTTCTGGAGTTGCTTTGGAATCAATTGCCCATCCAGTTGCAGGGGATTTTATGTTGGGACTTTCCTAATGTTTTCCTAATTTTTCTGgactgtttttcatttttggatTACCAGTAGTAAAGACTAGCACAGAAGGATGATACATCCcacactcaaatccttacgcttgtccatttttcctgcttctaacacatcaactttgaggacaaaatgttcacttgctgcctaatatatcccacccactaacaggtgccatgatgaggagatcatcagtgttattcacgtcacctctcaccgttcataatgttatgcctgatcggtgtattttctATGTTTATCTGCTCATATTTCCCTTTGTGTTTGTCAAGACTTTAAGCAGTTTCCGTCATACTCAGTTATGCATTAGCAAAAGCTGTTCACTGGGTTTGTTACAATTCACATTACCTCAAGCTTTAGATactgaaaaatgtgtgaaagaTGCTGGCACGGtgcaatatatatattcaaaaaaCCCTGATTAATTAAAGCACAAGTATTAAAAGCCTCTTAAGAATTTCATCCACATTTATATCATTGTATAAGCTAGCCATGACCTCATTTGTGCATTGCATGAGCTTCACCTCAGTGGACTCTCCATCCCCAGACCCTTCATCTGCCGAGACGATTTCATTCTGAAGCTGAAAAAGACAATTATGGAATACTGCTTTACAttctcacactgtaacacttcAGAAAACCTGAATCATGTGAATGTTGTTACAAAATATGACGTGACAACAGGACTagtcccccccccccatatCCATGTGAGTCCACAATTGTATTCAAATAAACTCTGGCTTATAAAAAGGGAATTAGATAAACAACCTTTTGTAAGACTTCAAAGTGTTCTTCGCACTCGTCCAGCAGCTCTGCCCGTACTGCCTCGGAACAACCTGACGAGAGGAGCGGAGCCTCAGCGGCCTCGACCTCCTGCTCCATTCCtgactgtgtttaaaaaaacaaaacagtaatgaatatatatatatatatataatcacattAGTGTGTAAGAAGTCATGCATTATACACGCTTGAATGAAAAGAAACACACTTCCCTCATATGAACTGTGACTTTATTTTGTGAATTTGCCTTCTCAGGTGAGTCAGTCTGAACTTGTGACAAATGGTGGTCAAACAAACAGTGGGCTGTTATCATCGGTGTTAGAAGAAGCAGCCTAATTATTACATAATAGTTTCATCacaactttttttgtttatttggaatAATCATGACTGATCATAGGATACCACTACCATATTTTTCAGTATAAAATATAGTCTACAAATGTTCATTACTAATGAATCATTAATAATATAGTTCATTTCTCACTTGATCTATCTGACAATATTTGGTAGCCTAGTACGAAcagtttcttatttatttacctaGTACACTGTTTATTACCAAGTTATCTTTctgcatatacaccgatcaggcataacattatgagcactgagaggtaaagtgaataacactgatgatctcctcatcatggcacctgttagtgggtgggatatattaggcagcaagtcaacattttgtcctcaaagttgatgtgttagaagcaggaaaaatggacaagcgtaaggatttgagcgagtttgacgaagggacaaattgtgatggctagaccactggatcagagcatctccaaaactgcagctcttgtggggtgttcccggtctgcagtggtcagtatctatcaaaagtgtcctttaagtccttaaAGTTGCataaaggatctactgctaacttcttggtgccagataccacagcgcaccttcagggatctagtggagtccatgactGGACGGgtcatgttatggctgatcagtgtatgtaatgAATAAAGCACATGGGATCATGTTCATTCTTAATATTCAAAAATAAAccttatattaatttatatttctttagTTTACACCCTACTGTGCTTTTCTTCCCGCGTCTGCGGATTTCATGACTTATGTCAAGTCTTTTTTAATTTCCGAATTAATATTTAAACGGAGtttaatgctagctagctagctagctgtagTGGTGGTTTTCAGCTAATATGCAGGTTAAGTAAGTTAGTTGAGCTTGTTAGCTTTTGGTTAGCTAACTAAACTAACAGCTACACCAAAAGTGACGCTCGGacattgaaatgaaatgtttctcGGCTTTCCGAAACAAACGCAGCCATTATATGAGGTAAGTGGCTAGGGCAAGTCTCAAATCactgattatattatatttagtgCACTACATTGAGTGTACAAGGTCCGGTTTATGCCCTACCTAGTGCACAAGCGTAGGGATGACACTGCTTATCAGGACGTAACCATTATAGCATGCTAGCTAGGCTATTAAGCATTAAAACAATAAGTATCAAGTGCGTTTACCGCGAATCCACTTACCGTCCCGCCTGTttaactgggggaaaaaaaaatttttaaaacagTTTTTAATGGCAATATATGCAAGATCAGGTCTGGGACAAATCTTCAGATAGTTCACATTCTTCTGCTTCTATAAGATGTTTCTTGTTTCATCCAAACAAAAATCCCGCCAGCTGCCCCGCCGTAACGTAGTTCCTGTTGGTTGCGCTCATGAGCGTAATGACGGCGCAGCACATAcgcagtaattaaaaaaaaagtagggtCGCTAGTCAACCTGCTTATTcaacacagaaaaatattaaacataactTGGTGTTGAAATGTATAAAGTAATCTGTGGGACATTtataagaaaagtaaaaaaaaaataaaaataagtcttTATTAgtcgttttttttattaataaattagtaattatatttttattggaaAATTGCATATTCGTCTGGCAGTCCCACTGAGAAGTACTGAGCCtttaacctttatttgtcacatacattacagcacagtgaaattctttcttcacatatcccatccttggaggttggggtcagtgcacagggttagccatgatacagcgcccctatCAGTGGCAATTTGACGGTaatggggcttgaacccccaatctttcgatcaacgacccagagccttaaccacttgagtcacTACCACCCCCTCCCCTCTGCCCACTGCCCACTGGACATAGTGGGCATTGGTATACCGGAATGGGTTTAGACTTTTTAGTTCCAGTTTGGGGAAACTGTAAAGGTACAAAGTATTGTATACAAAGGGCATCCATACAATTGGGTGCTTCCAGTTTTGTGGCAAAAGTTTGTGGAAGAACCATATAtaggtgtgatgatggtgatagatagatagatagatagatagatagatagatagatagatagatagatagatagatagatagatagatagatagatagatactttattgatcctgaaggaaattccagatatccagcagcaatagagacagtaacacaaagacaggtTGTAGATTGCACACTGTATCTTACATatagtcagtatacacagggtAATGTGATAACTGACCAAAAGTTACTAGTGCACTGCAAGATACAAGATCTATAAGAAGcatataaataaagcatataaaagttttaaaaaggGTAATGGGAAGATATGCAATAGTGAGAGTAACTGAGCAGACTCTGAATCTAACAGATGAGAGAGTTATACATGTAACACCgtgatgtacagtatattgcaGACGAGCCTTAGCCTAGATCTCCTAGCTGTTCTAGGTGTCCACAgctgttcacatacttttgaccatatgTGTATATTAACATACAGCTAGTAACCAAAATATTTTAACTCAAAATATACACTTGCAATATACACCTTTTCAAGGTttcaatagaacacctttgggatgaattagagtgggagactgtgagccagaccttctcgtccaacatcagtgcctgacctcacaaatgagcttctagaggaacggtcaaaaattcccataaacacactcctaaaccttgtggaaagtcttctcagaagagttggagctgttatagctgcaaagggcgggccaactccatattacattcatgtgcatgtaaaggcggacgtcccaaaacttttgcaatatagtgtatttcttgCTGTCCTCGGGCATTGTTTTAGATAATTGTCTTGCTGACATTGATCTCAGTggatctctcctctctctgttggTCCCTGCAGTCACCATAAGCAGTTGCACAAGTCACTCTCCAGACACAGGCCCTATAGCTGGGTAAGGAGCTTGCCGGGAATGAGCTGTAGTTTATGAATGCCTTCTTATGTAGTTGTTTATCCGCTCCAGGTGGCTATGACATGTCCGCAGTCCCTAACTGCAGGGGGTCTAATCTCTCAGGCAGGGTGGAGCAAATGAAAGATTTAGTCATCGACTCACAGCACTTCCTAACAATGGAAGTTAGTGTCACAGAGTGGTAGTTGTTCAAGCTGGAGAAAGTAGATTTATTCAGGAACAAAGGTGGTATTCTTAAAACAAGTGAGGATcacagacagaaacagtgaaagtTTAAGAATGTTAATAGGATTGCAGCACATGATTTCAAGGTCCTGTCATGGATGTCAGGTTCTTGTGCTTTCCGGTAGAGAACACTTGCGTCTGATGCCTGTACAATATGTACAGTATTAAATACAGAATTAAAACCACAAATCAGAGCATAGCTGAGTATGTGTGCTAAAACTAATAAATGTGCAATATATATGACTGACCTCTTTACCACTCTTTTGTAACTTTTTTCACTAGTCATTTTAACAGATTTACAGTTAAAATGCTGGAAATGCTGTGGACACTGATGTCTTAAAGGTTATTGCTTATCTCACTGAATCAGTCACTTAAAGAATCTTTTAGCTAATTTCAGTGACTGAATTTTTCAATAATATATTCAAACATTTTAAGATtcatagtgatttttttttttttttccagcaacaTCACATTTACacgtttttcttttcaaatattACAAATTCACTTTCAGGTTATGATGACTCCGATTTTATGTCAAAGAAATGTAATCATAAGTTTTCTGTAAGactactacttcttcttctactactactactaacaacaacaacactgtcATCAtcgaaaacaacaacaaaaactactactactgctactactttCTTCTCAGTCTATACAGCTATGTCCATCTCTTAAAGAATCTATTAgatactagatagatagatagatagatagatagatagatagatagatagatagatagatagatagatagatagatagatagatagatagatagatacttgtTTCATCCCAGTGGGATCCCAATGTTAAAGCATAGCTGGGTCTCTTGTAGTGATGGGTAATTCACATTTAACTAaactaaatttaattaaatatcaacatttaacAAAAGTATTGAATTTGATTTccaaaaacattacatttttatttcatgatgttgtttttttaacttcaAATTTAAGTGattgaattttttaaataatattttcaaacattttaaGATTCATATTG harbors:
- the cenpk gene encoding centromere protein K, whose translation is MEQEVEAAEAPLLSSGCSEAVRAELLDECEEHFEVLQKLQNEIVSADEGSGDGESTEAMNRLNAIMTELEQWQEMEPKLLSTNPDILLTIGQEELQRHNSQLKMVLSCSQARRDALKDLLQREQAWLEEKKEVLSAVTERVVMLREENEKLSEHSILQDMKRKITKVKDYHSTLMETLSDMLAEHFPLPGQSAVGTKKKKGTVPDYGQNLISLSEILEQLTNKTLETPHDAYVTIDDSFWPPYIEMLLRNGIAVRHPEDCNKIRLEVFH